Below is a window of Gossypium hirsutum isolate 1008001.06 chromosome A12, Gossypium_hirsutum_v2.1, whole genome shotgun sequence DNA.
ataagagataattaaattttagtgatgagtggttaggatagtcgattagtgaaacaggggagacttcaactaataaactgtactaattggctaaagaaaaaattctgaaaaatttatgatgaatagatatatgagtctagttttatggaaaatttacggatctaaatttcgagttttgtagcttgaattataattattttagtgactgctgtacaggaggacagctttattatgaatgatgaaattaaatttgaaagtaaatttttatgccccgaacttttaagttaagtcaagtaacgcctcatgctcgactccgaccatggtctcgggtaaggggtgttacaggatttgtgtaccgaaaaatgatgagttgattcaaaagattttgcatgaagcacataatggttgtttggcggttcatccgggcagtatgaaaatgtataatgacttgaagaaaatgtactggtggagtggaatgaaaagagatattttcgagtttatatcaaagtgcttagtttgtcaacaagtgaaagctgaacactaagtaccttcaggattactccagcctatcatggttcctgaatggaaatgggatcggattactatggattttatatcagggttgccgttaactccggggaagaaaaatgccatctgggtaatagttgacagactgactaaatcggctcattttatttcggtacgtacggattattctcttaataagttggctgaatgtATATctgtgagattgttagacttcatggaatacctttgtcaatcatttcggatagagatccgagatttacttcacggatttggaaaaagttgcaagaggcattaggtacaaagttaaatttcagcactgcctttcatccacaaactgatggacaatcagagagagtaattcagattcttgaagacatgttcagatgttgcgtattggaatttcaaggtagttgggaaaggtacttaccgttggtagaattttcttataataatagttattaaacgagtttgaagatggcaccttatgaagcattgtatggtcgtaaatgtcagacgccattgtattggactgaactcaaggaaaatcagatttatggagttgatctaataaaagaaaccaaagaaaaggtgaaagtgattcgagattgtttgaaagctgcttcaaatagacaaaaatcttatgcggatttgaaacgaagggaaatcgagtttcaagttggtgataaggtatttttgaaagtgtctccatggaagaaagtccttagatttggacggaagggcaacttaagtccacgttttattggacaatatgaaataattgaaaaagttagaccggtagcatatcggctagcattaccacctgaattagagaagatttatgatgtgttctacgtatctatgttacgtcggtatcgttcagatccttcacatataatttcagcgacagaaattgaactacgaccggatatgacttgcgaagaagaaccgattaagattttagctcgacaagtcaaacaattaagaaataaaagtgtcgctctagtgaaagtattgtggcaaaagcacagggtagaagagactacatgggaacctgaagaaactatgggaaaccaatacccacacctatttactggtaagatttccgaggacgaaaattcttaaagtaggggagagttgtaatatctcgaattagggcctaatcggaatagtggtttcgtaccacaaattgagataaaaataattattttataattattttgatgtttatggtatgattgcatgattgtatgaaactttcgtgatgaaatcctatgcctaaagtgcttaaatcgAAATTAGGGACTacatcgaataatttgcaaaacttgcattctaaggagtttttggtatgaaattgttttggaatattaatgaagaggtcttaaatagaaatttgaccaatttctaagtctatggacaaaagttggacatggatggaatttttggaaagtttagtagtaagggcattttggtcatttagttattaaaatgaattaaaaacaaaattaaaagccaatttttgtccatcttcttcattagtccgaaatttcaagggttctccatagttagggtttgtttcaagcttccaagctccatagtaagtgattccaagccccgtttttaatgttctttacgtttttggaatcccgatagctcgattaagcttatgctagcaataattcaacctagggctcatatttggaaaaatacccataggtgaaatttgtgtattttggtgctttatgatagaatatgaggttttaaattatgttagacaacttgtactactcggttttaagcgaaaacgagtaaaagggcttaatcggtaaaaatacctaatagtcataagtacatgttagagtgtgaatttgatgttgccatagaagggaaaaatgatcagcatgtcataaaacataagaataagggatgaagtttaattcccgagcctaggggcaaaagtgtaattatgcaaaagtttaggggcaaaaatgtaattttgcaaaagttcgTATTagatgctgttttgatgaatgtatgtattaaataagattaatttggcattatagatcaagagaaacgagattcaagtcgcgatcgagggaaaaataaagtttacgtagaataggctcgattgctaataattttgtaccgaggtaagttcatgtgtaaatgtagtaacataattttcattttaagcaatttaatgttgtttatatgatatgatgctgattattatcatgaaatattatgctttgtggttattgttgaataatatgtaattatgtgaattacttgatgagtatgaactatcaccgaagtatcgatttcgatatttcgtggaagacggcaaagatgtgtgatcgaggaaagcgcccgtttgaaccttgggaatagattagaatacaagtgacatgtcactaggatggttgagttccgaactcgttgagttgagtccgagtacgtgagatgtaactaggcatccgagctcgttgagttgagtccgagttcacttatggatgcgaacgcccgagcttgttgagttgagtctgagttcacttatgggcgggttacatggtagcttggctacataagttccgcaggctattgagtttgtctagctacgggtatggctcttatgttcatgagatccgcgtattcgaattatattctgatgtgttcaacgggtgaatcttacgtgaataagaagaaggcctaaaacgaaggtgacatgttggtaagtgtggtaaatgagaaaatttgacaggtatctgcttaaaccctcgggttgaaaacttggtatgatgaaatcgtagaaagatattaaatgtaaatgaaacatgaatgacttggtgttgtttatgcaaatgatgttttatgtgagattgtgtgattatgttacttgctatttgcatgtgaacttactaagcatttgtgcttactccctccttttctttcattgtagttttgacaagccggcttgagaatcgggataggtcgaagactcgttcacactatccgaaggcttaaattggtaaaatggcttgtgtattttgaatgtggcatgtatggcaaaacactcattttgtgtaattgatcttatgatatggctatcgtttggtaagaaaagggtttgtaaatgattagccattggaatggccaatctaagtcatatttgatgttatgtatgtttaaaatgctatttagtccatgaaaatccttagtaaagtgaaatttgccataaaacagaatctgacagcagcagtgatgtaaatttaaaaaatcactaaaaatagtagaaatagaattaaatgatgagtaagttattaaattgaagcttaattagtatattttcatatagattgaacaaaacaggtatataaattatattttataagatatttgaatttttgtgaaatagggccagagtgatttctagatcccgtgttctgactttaaaaattcatcataaattgtaaaaaaataattagaagtcattctttatatgtacagattccttattgagtctagttttaagagaaacaaacttaatagtcattgaaattatgtacggagatatatctgattcgtaatatacagaggtcagagcagtcaaaccctgaaacaggggagactttaactaataaactgtactaattggcttgaccaaaaattctagaaaaaaattagtaaatatatatatgagtatagtttcaggaaaaatttacggaattggatttcgagtttcagaactcgagatatgaatttttaagctactgtgacgcagattgctagcttgactggaaattttaaaaataaattgtttgagctgtttaagtaatgactTAAGTCTGTTAACACTTCGTGTTCGACTctagcgacggtctcgggtacggggcgttacatcaAGTGTCTGGAGTTATggatttagggttttaggttttggATTTAGGATtcgaagtaaaaaaaaatcaaaattatgtgCTAAAGacataaaaaaattgttgaaatgtggttaaataattgaaaagataCCATAAATAATGTGGTAGGAATGATCTATAAAATAAATTCTCTATATATAAGTGTATAATAATGATTtcatatctttaaaatttgataatatggTAAAATTTTATTGGTGCTAAAAGCcttaattgatattaaattttatattaatattaaataaaataaaataaaataaaccctcCCCTCCCCTCCTCATCCCGTCCCTCTCCCCCTCCCCCTCTCTTCCTACCACcgtccctctccctctccctctccctctcccacTCTGCTGGTTTTCTACTGCAGCAACAGCAACAACTTGAAAGAAATGATACCAAACATAGAGACGATCACCGTTCTCCTCCTATATTTGTCCACGAAAGCTATACTAACAATGGAGCTGACAGCAATGAGACTAGACATGACTAGAGAAAGCACCAATACTATCTTGTTGGAAGCAAATCCAGCGAACTGAATTATTGTTGGGCTGTAATAACATAACAGTATTGATACCCAAAAACTGTTACGCAACCTGAACCGCCACCCCAGCATAGAGTCCCCTTCGCACGACAACATTGCTTAAAGCCCCTTCCAATTTTGTTATCAAATTATCCCCAATGGCTTGTTCATCAGCTTTCTCTGCTTCATTGGAGTTTCTAAGAGCAATCAATTCAGCTTCATTTGCAATCAATTATGATATAATACGTAAAAATAGTTGAGGGTAACATCTCGTTATTTATGATTTTAACAGTAATGGTGAAGATGATCGATTTTTTAATTGGACGAGATTATATGTGTAGTTTACCTTATAATTGCTTTCCTTCAAAATTGACCAACTATTCTTTTAAAGAGGAAACTAATTTGCTCATATCAAAACGGAGAGATATTTTGTTCTTTCAAGAGATAAACATCCGGCGGATGGAACATGAAATTGGTCTCAATATCAAAATAGGTTAGATCCCAGCAGCTCAGCTCGGCTAAGCAAGCAAAGGCCCTAACTCCCCTCCCGTACTCTCCCGTTTCTCTCCAAAACCAAAacttatcattcaaataaatggGCTGGCTTGGCTTGGCTTGGCTTGAGTGAATGAATTATGCCCGACGCACCACCACCAACCCACCAGTCTTACTCCACCTCTAGCTATTTTTTGCCATCTTCGCTTCCCGCCCTCTGCTTGCCCACTACTGTTCCGTTAACCGTGAGATTGACAAGATCTCCTGCCCTTATCGCTGGCAAGTCATGTCCAAATCTCGCGTTTATTCTGACGTCAATGTCCTTCGTCCCAAGGAGTATTGGGATTACGAGTCCCTCACTGTTCAATGGGGGTAAATTTCTTAAATCGATCGTTGATTAGGTTGTTCTCGAATTTCCTTTAATCAATTTTTAAACCAAGTCACATCCGCTAATCTGAATTGAAGATTATGTAATTTGCTTACAGTTAGAATTGTTTCTTCTAATCTTACTAACCTTAAGCATTTTCTGCAACTTTTCTAATGAAAATCCGATTCTGTTCATCAATGAGCATAAATTGATATCGTTTCGGTTATATTCGGTTCTGTATTAAGGATCAATATGATTATGAGGTTATTCGGAAAGTTGGAAGGTGTAAATACAGTGAGGTTTTCGAGGGTAAAAATGTCAACAACAATGAACGCTGTGTAATCAAGATTCTCAAACCTGTCAAGAAAAAAAAGGTTGCTAGTTAAgactttaattatatatttatgtgaTGAAATCTTAAGGCATAGCCGCCATGATCAATAATCCTatcattattttttgttattattggtAGATTAAGAGAGAGATAAAAATCCTTCAGAATCTATGCGGTGGTCCAAATATTATTAAACTTCTTGATATTGTTAGAGATCAGCACTCCAAGGCGCCTAGCTTGGTATTTGAGTACGTCAACAATACAGATTTCAAAGTTCTCTACCCAACTTTGACAGATTATGATATTCGCTACTACATATACGAACTTCTCAAGGTGAAATTACGCAACTCGTAACAaaatttaatatgtatataacTCTGCTCCATGGTATTTTTTGTTGCATGACCGTTTGTAGTTTTTATTCTTTACTTGATCCAATTCCAAATTATTACTGGCTTTGTTAAGCTTTTGGGGGATTTCTGGGTTGCATTTGGCGTTATAGGGTGATAGGAAAAGATTTCTTTGCTTTGTAGGCATTAGATTACTGTCATTCACAAGGAATAATGCTCAGAGATGTGAAGCCTCACAATATCATGATAGATCATGAGCTGCGCAAACTTCGCTTGATAGATTGGGGACTTGCCGAGTTTTACCATCCTGGAAAAGAGTATAATGTCCGTGTGGCTTCCAGGTAATATTTTGAAGGCATCATGAATCATGTGATTTACTTTACCACTGTCGAcctttatatattttcaaaattgtttTCTTCTTTAAGACCTTAGTTAGAAAAGGACAAGCCTTATATATTAGTCCatgtttgaaaaagaaaaagaaatccgtTTGGGATTATTTACCTGTATGTTTTCCTTGCTTGTACTTGGAATTCTTtcctttatagaaattgaatttggctTGTAATACAGGCATATAGATGCAAAATTTAGCATGAAACTCATTAAACAAGTCGAGCTAGGGGAATTTAGATATGCagtacatttaatttttttctcaactcCTTGAAGAGTAAATCTGtcttttctttcacttttttatAGACTCTTGAGTATTAGCTTTCAATGATCAGGATGTTAGAGAGCTTTGATTCTTTCTTTAAGATACGAAAACCTTCTAGATAATGGAAGACCTATACGTTCTCCAAGCAATTCTATAAACAAATTTGGATTCAGTTTACAGTACCATCAACAATCTTGATACAGTTTTGGGAAGTTTAATTTCTCTCCTTATTTCTTAGGTACTTTAAAGGGCCCGAACTTCTGATAGATTTACAGGACTATGATTATTCTTTGGACATGTGGAGCCTTGGCTGCATGTTTGCTGGAATGGTGCGAAATACCATTGTTCTAATTTGAGTGTActaaactttaatttaaaatttcaattttgggtgcataatagaatatttatgtttgtttgattTGTTTGTTATACTTGTTTATCGTGCAGATATTCCGGAAGGAACCATTCTTCTATGGCCATGACAACAATGATCAACTAGTTAAAATTGCAAAGGTAATATGCTTTTGCAAATTTGTCAATGTTTCTTATATTGTTGTtgaatattaattttcttttcatcatTGTTATTGTTAAATTAACATTTTGGTTTAGATAATTCATCATTTTCTAACTGCTACTTAGAAAATGTATTATTCTATGTCTTTGTACCTTCACCACCTCAGTAATCTTCGTTTTTACAATCCACATCTGGAGCATCACTTTGTAACCTTTTCAGCACCTGCTAGGGGCATTTATTCCTTTGTTACTCAAGCTTGGGTTTGAGTAACGAACATGGGTATGTTCAAAATTTGTCAAGATTTCCCTGTATTTGGAAGGTCCTTGGAGGACCGTATCCCCATATCTATGTTTGGATATGCATCAGATGCGGATGCCAGACATGGGTACTTCAAGAACAATGAAGAGCTAGAGCAACGTAGGTTTATTCACTACCCTTTGTAGACGCAGCATTATTCATATAGGTTTGATTTAAACATTTATTCTCTTTGTGACTATCACTTGTTAGGGGATTGTTAGTAGGTGGATGCTTTATATGAACACTCAAAACACGAAAacctattttcctttttttttcctaacCATATATCGCCAGTTTACAAGGAATGTGACAAAGCTTTTGACTGCTAAATTATTGTAACTTTAGGTGGTAGGAACTGATGAGTTGAATGCATATCTGAACAAATACCAGTTGGAGCTTGATCCTCAATTTAATGCTCTTGTTGGAAGGTACATTAAGCATGACCAGATATACAAAGTTTGCACTGAACTATTAAACAAGGCAATGGACCCTGTGGTGATGCTGTTTGACACACAGATTAGATCCCTCTGGTAGGCACTAATAGTGTGGAATGACTAACTCTATTGAGTTAACATATTGATATGTTGTTCAGGCACAGCCGAAAACCCTGGTCCAAATTCATTAATGCCGATAATCCGCATCTTGTTTCACCAGAGGTAAATTTTCTTCTTTAGGCAAACATCTTGGAATTGAAGTACAATAAGCTGAGTTACATTGCACAAAATGCCTTATAGTAATCGAGATTCAGTCTTTAAAGCTCTTTTGACCTGTAGGCAATTGATTTCTGGATAAGTTGCTTCGATATGATCATCAGGAGAGGCTAACTGCAAAAGAAGCTATGATAGACCAGTACCTTTTTCTGCTCCTTTGGTTTAATTAAAAGTGTTAGTATGAAATGATCCTCGATTCTTTTTTGTTCTCTGCAGGTCCATCCTTACTTCTCAAGTGAGGGCTGCTGAAAGTTGCAGGATGCGAAGTCAGTAACCCATTCACATTGGGTTGGTGTGCAGAGCCCACATTCGGCTGGGAAGATTTATTGTGCTTACTGCTGCTGCCATCCTCAATTTTAGGCAGTTGGAGGTTTGTTTTGTTAACATAgcagttttctttttctttgtatcaAATAAAGTCTCTTTTTTCTtgtgtttatattttatattcaacACATCCACATCAAGCTTATCTTTAAGCCTTGATTTTCCAACAATGCAATTGTGTCTATTATTCCAAGATTTCTAGTATTTCACAAGTCATTTACATATTTATGCTCAAATATGAACCTAAACAATGTTcaacattaatatttaaaaaggaaaaatcgaAATAACACAAGTGTCTTACACTTATATTTCCGGCCACTCTTTTTTAACACCATTCaattgtaatttaattaaaacagtTACATTTATTGGAAAACTGATTTTCATgttatattttactttttataataatttttcatctataatgataataataataatatattaaaaacatattttgcTAAACTACCtcgtttcaaaattttaaaatttgaactaattatttatatcaatatattataattttttaattgagtaaattacaaaaatagttttTTATGTAAGGTATAAATAACATTGAACTTTAATTTACGACGTCTTGACCACTAACGTTATCgatttataacattttagtccttgAGCTGTTAGTTACTGTTAATGAAATTACGGGAATTTAACATGACACAAATTGTGCCATTAAATATTGACGTGCCATCACCGCattaattaaacatattttttcttttgaaaaattaactttttatttatttcctttcccTTTATTtctcctttatttctttttctttttctttttctttcttttcttcgcATTGTTCTCTCGTCTCTCCCACTCTCAAGCTTCATTCGAAGATTAGACTTTCTTTTTAACAAAGACTTAAATTACTTTTAGTCAACCACAAAATTCCATGAAACAGCAAACAATTAAAAGtaaaacatcaaaaagccataaattGTTTGATCTTAGCGCTGAGATATATGAA
It encodes the following:
- the LOC107925578 gene encoding casein kinase II subunit alpha-2 isoform X2, which produces MSKSRVYSDVNVLRPKEYWDYESLTVQWGDQHSKAPSLVFEYVNNTDFKVLYPTLTDYDIRYYIYELLKALDYCHSQGIMLRDVKPHNIMIDHELRKLRLIDWGLAEFYHPGKEYNVRVASRYFKGPELLIDLQDYDYSLDMWSLGCMFAGMIFRKEPFFYGHDNNDQLVKIAKVVGTDELNAYLNKYQLELDPQFNALVGRHSRKPWSKFINADNPHLVSPEAIDFWISCFDMIIRRG
- the LOC107925578 gene encoding casein kinase II subunit alpha-2 isoform X1, with translation MGDQYDYEVIRKVGRCKYSEVFEGKNVNNNERCVIKILKPVKKKKIKREIKILQNLCGGPNIIKLLDIVRDQHSKAPSLVFEYVNNTDFKVLYPTLTDYDIRYYIYELLKALDYCHSQGIMLRDVKPHNIMIDHELRKLRLIDWGLAEFYHPGKEYNVRVASRYFKGPELLIDLQDYDYSLDMWSLGCMFAGMIFRKEPFFYGHDNNDQLVKIAKVVGTDELNAYLNKYQLELDPQFNALVGRHSRKPWSKFINADNPHLVSPEAIDFWISCFDMIIRRG
- the LOC107925578 gene encoding casein kinase II subunit alpha-2 isoform X3 produces the protein MGIKREIKILQNLCGGPNIIKLLDIVRDQHSKAPSLVFEYVNNTDFKVLYPTLTDYDIRYYIYELLKALDYCHSQGIMLRDVKPHNIMIDHELRKLRLIDWGLAEFYHPGKEYNVRVASRYFKGPELLIDLQDYDYSLDMWSLGCMFAGMIFRKEPFFYGHDNNDQLVKIAKVVGTDELNAYLNKYQLELDPQFNALVGRHSRKPWSKFINADNPHLVSPEAIDFWISCFDMIIRRG
- the LOC107925578 gene encoding casein kinase II subunit alpha-2 isoform X4 translates to MGHSKAPSLVFEYVNNTDFKVLYPTLTDYDIRYYIYELLKALDYCHSQGIMLRDVKPHNIMIDHELRKLRLIDWGLAEFYHPGKEYNVRVASRYFKGPELLIDLQDYDYSLDMWSLGCMFAGMIFRKEPFFYGHDNNDQLVKIAKVVGTDELNAYLNKYQLELDPQFNALVGRHSRKPWSKFINADNPHLVSPEAIDFWISCFDMIIRRG